From one Asterias amurensis chromosome 14, ASM3211899v1 genomic stretch:
- the LOC139947470 gene encoding probable arginine--tRNA ligase, mitochondrial, translating to MASFFRRQIALQVAKATGYHENSILPLISPLPATKRRPVVEYGLSLKSIFQKNSSSKNGSSSDGLQRFTGEIASKIACPAHIHHIHVAGRGLVTFEVNPSVMVQKVLEQVQTEGRQYGVTPEPWEDRQEDRVIIEYSSPNIAKPFHAGHLRSTLIGNCIANLHSALGHNVTRVNYLGDWGVQFGLLGVGFQRFGSEEKLSSDPIQHLFDVYVQVNREADTRPDVYQEAQRFTRAMEEGDDQCLSIWRRFRELSIKEYTSTYTKLGVAFDVYEGESQYLEKAKNLLQLLNEKDLLHISERGTGVVNLESLSHPQHKCPTLMKSDGSSLYLTRDIAAAMDRYERYTFDKIYYVVDKSQEVHFSQMKGVLKKLNVKCADRVNHVKFGRVLGMQTRKGNVVLLQDILEEAKRRMLYNMQEADSTKELSNPGEVAEVLGVSAMIVQDLRCKLMSDYKFDWERILTSQGDTGVFLQYTHARLYSIEHLSGVSLNPECDMSTLCEPEAILLANHISSFSTAIMKAHAGLEPCHLVNYLLQLCHFVSTALNTLRVKGTDRDQAEARLLLFNSTRKTLSNGMKILGLTPLEKM from the exons ATGGCATCATTTTTCAGACGACAAATAGCTCTTCAG GTTGCCAAGGCAACAGGTTACCATGAAAACAGTATTCTTCCACTAATATCACCACTGCCTGCTACCAAGAGAAG ACCTGTCGTGGAATACGGTCTGTCACTGAAGTCTATATTTCAGAAAAACTCCTCTTCAAAAAATGGCAGCTCATCGGATGGGTTGCAAAGGTTCACTGGAGAAATTGCATCCAAG ATTGCCTGTCCAGCCCACATACATCACATCCATGTGGCTGGGCGTGGATTGGTGACCTTTGAGGTCAATCCATCAGTGATGGTACAGAAGGTGTTGGAACAGGTACAAACAGAAGGACGGCAGTACGGAGTCACTCCAGAGCCGTGGGAGGACAGGCAGGAAGACAGGGTCATTATTGAGTACAG TTCTCCAAACATTGCCAAGCCGTTCCACGCTGGTCATCTGAGGTCAACTTTGATAGGGAACTGCATAGCTAATTTGCATAGCGCCCTGGGCCACAACGTGACTAGGGTGAACTATCTTGGAGACTGGGGAGTGCAGTTCG GATTGCTTGGTGTGGGTTTTCAACGGTTTGGATCGGAGGAGAAGCTTTCATCTGACCCGATTCAGCATCTGTTTGATGTGTACGTTCAGGTGAATAGAGAGGCAGATACCAGACCTGATGTATACCAGGAAGCCCAGCGGTTCACACGTGCCATGGAGGAAG GTGATGACCAGTGTCTTAGCATATGGAGACGGTTCAGGGAGCTCAGCATTAAGGAATACACTTCAACATATACC AAATTAGGGGTCGCCTTTGATGTTTATGAAGGAGAATCTCAATACCTGGAGAAGGCTAAGAACCTTCTCCAACTTCTGAATGAAAAAGACTTACTTCACATCTCAGA ACGTGGCACTGGCGTGGTTAACCTAGAGTCTTTAAGTCATCCCCAACACAAGTGCCCCACCCTGATGAAGAGCGACGGCAGTAGCCTGTACCTCACTAGGGACATTGCCGCTGCTATGGATAGGTACGAGAGGTACACCTTTGACAAGATCTACTACGTCGTCGACAAGAGTCAAGAAGTTCATTTCAGCCAGATGAAAGGAGTGCTGAAGAAACTGAACGTGAAATGTGCCGACAG GGTGAATCATGTAAAATTTGGTAGAGTACTTGGAATGCAGACAAGGAAGGGAAATGTGGTCCTACTTCAAGATATCTTAGAAGAAGCCAAGAGGAGGATGCTGTACAATATGCAAGAAGCTGACT CGACCAAAGAGTTGTCTAACCCCGGTGAGGTGGCGGAGGTCCTGGGGGTTTCTGCCATGATCGTTCAGGATCTGAGGTGCAAGCTAATGTCGGACTACAAGTTTGACTGGGAACGCATCCTAACCAGCCAGGGAGATACTGGCGTATTCCTTCAGTACACTCATGCAAGACTCTATAG TATTGAGCACCTCTCTGGTGTATCGTTAAATCCAGAGTGTGACATGAGTACCCTGTGTGAACCAGAAGCCATACTACTTGCCAATCATATCAGTTCGTTTAGTACAGCCATCATGAAGGCACATGCAGGTCTAGAACCATGTCATCTTGTCAATTACTTATTGCAGCTATG CCATTTTGTGTCCACTGCTCTAAATACCCTTAGAGTGAAAGGAACTGACAGAGACCAGGCTGAG GCCAGGCTGTTGCTCTTTAACAGCACCAGGAAGACACTGTCAAATGGTATGAAGATCCTTGGCCTGACACCTCTGGAGAAGATGTGA
- the LOC139947437 gene encoding superoxide dismutase [Cu-Zn]-like: MSLKAVCMLHGEAVSGQVFFEETGGSVKVSGEVTGLTPGKHGFHVHEFGDYTSGCTSAGSHFNPFGKVHGAPEDEVRHVGDLGNIEAGEDGKVALAITDKVIQISGPNSIIGRAVVVHAGVDDLGKGGHELSLTTGNAGGRLACGVIGIAK, translated from the exons ATGTCACTGAAGGCAGTTTGCATGTTGCACGGTGAGGCTGTATCAGGACAAGTGTTTTTCGAAGAAACT GGGGGCAGCGTCAAGGTAAGCGGAGAAGTGACTGGTCTAACTCCAGGGAAGCATGGATTCCACGTTCATGAGTTCGGAGACTACACCAGTG GATGCACCAGCGCAGGGAGCCACTTCAATCCATTTGGAAAGGTACACGGTGCACCGGAGGATGAAGTGAG GCATGTGGGCGATCTTGGCAACATTGAGGCAGGGGAGGATGGCAAAGTAGCCCTGGCCATCACCGACAAGGTGATTCAAATAAGTGGACCAAACTCCATCATTGGCCGTGCTGTGGTG GTGCATGCCGGTGTTGATGATCTTGGCAAAGGTGGACACGAGTTGAGTTTGACTACCGGCAACGCTGGCGGGCGTTTGGCTTGTGGGGTCATTGGAATTGCTAAGTAA